Below is a window of Hydrogenovibrio crunogenus DNA.
GGCTCAGAAAAGTTTCGTGGCCGCAATTAGATGTACGGCAAACGGCTGAATTGGCCATGGAAACTGTTGGGCAGGATGACGAAGATAATCAAGTCGCTATTTTATTCGGACGAGAAGATTCGGGGTTAAGTAATGCTGAGCTGGATAAATGTCATTATTTGGCACATATTCCAACGAACCCGACTTACAGCTCACTTAATATTGCCGCAGCGGTCCAAGTTTTTGTTTATGAGTTATTGATGGCAACAGATATCAAAAGCGTTCATGAAGCTGAAGGGTATCGCCATAAGTTAGCCAGTTCTGATCAGCTGGAAGGGTTTTACGATCATTTATATCAGGCTTTACAGGATATTGAATTTTTAGACCCAACAAAAAATGCGCGTTTTATGCGCAGAATGAGACGTCTGTTTAATCGGAGTCAGTTGGATGTGAAAGAAATTGATATTTTACGGGGTGTTTTGACGGCGGCACAAAGACAAACAAAACAACTGGACACTTATCGACAACAAGCGCCATTATCAAAAGAAGAGTCTTGAGTGGTGTTGACTGTTAAGGTATTTTTTAAGGGGAAAGCATGTTTAAAAGAATAAAAGAAGACATTCATTCTGTCTTTGATCGTGACCCAGCTGCGAGAAATAGTTTTGAAGTGCTCACAACCTATCCTGGTGTGCATGCCATACTTTGGTATCGGCTGTCGCATTGGTTATGGGGAAAAGGGTTAAAGTGGTTCGCCCGTTTTATTTCAGGGTTGGCACGTTGGTTTACTGGGATTGAAATTCATCCAGCTGCAAAAATCGGTCATCGTTTTTTTATTGACCATGGTATGGGTGTTGTCATTGGGGAAACGGCGGAAATTGGAGATGATTGTACGCTGTATCATGGTGTGACCCTTGGTGGAACCAGTTGGAATGAAGGTAAGCGACATCCTACATTAGGGGATCGAGTCGTTGTTGGGGCTGGTGCAAAAGTGTTAGGGCCGATTGAGATTGGTGATGATGCTCGAATAGGCTCGAATGCAGTGGTCATTAAATCGGTTCCCAATAATAGAACTGTGGTTGGGATTCCAGGGAGGATTGTGGAAACCAATTTAACTGAACAAGAAAAAAGACGTCAGAAAATGGCTCAGAAAATTGGCTTTGATGCGTATGGTGTCGGGCAGAATGTA
It encodes the following:
- a CDS encoding RNA methyltransferase; translated protein: MIEDYRTHSNLAKIKIVMVETSHPGNIGAVARAMKNMGLSQLVLVNPKDFPSQVASARASGAADVLNDAAVVDTLEQAIADCKLVVGASARLRKVSWPQLDVRQTAELAMETVGQDDEDNQVAILFGREDSGLSNAELDKCHYLAHIPTNPTYSSLNIAAAVQVFVYELLMATDIKSVHEAEGYRHKLASSDQLEGFYDHLYQALQDIEFLDPTKNARFMRRMRRLFNRSQLDVKEIDILRGVLTAAQRQTKQLDTYRQQAPLSKEES
- the cysE gene encoding serine O-acetyltransferase; its protein translation is MFKRIKEDIHSVFDRDPAARNSFEVLTTYPGVHAILWYRLSHWLWGKGLKWFARFISGLARWFTGIEIHPAAKIGHRFFIDHGMGVVIGETAEIGDDCTLYHGVTLGGTSWNEGKRHPTLGDRVVVGAGAKVLGPIEIGDDARIGSNAVVIKSVPNNRTVVGIPGRIVETNLTEQEKRRQKMAQKIGFDAYGVGQNVEDPVEKAIYSLLDHVQSQDEQLEKLNEQIKKLGGADTHMDLPSLEDAVLEPDDPEQRAHFKAE